The Brassica oleracea var. oleracea cultivar TO1000 chromosome C6, BOL, whole genome shotgun sequence genome includes a region encoding these proteins:
- the LOC106297503 gene encoding LOW QUALITY PROTEIN: F-box protein At4g02733-like (The sequence of the model RefSeq protein was modified relative to this genomic sequence to represent the inferred CDS: inserted 1 base in 1 codon; deleted 1 base in 1 codon) produces the protein MDSEQAKTPIGFLSSSSTQTPNSLSLASHSSPRQFESTILSFLLLPDSPLFSNSSSFDRVLHDFLSTSSDDDSAHDQLIDRTLQRVSLLLESTKRCFRKRLTLYNSVSWFLPQDLTIKVFSMLDTKSLMQAAACCTMFSKSAMXPLCYSHIDLTNASTHVDDVVLRTMIHRAGNKLRSLKVGNDGFNYFHTFPTIHYYLLILNSLGRWRFESLTLDRQE, from the exons ATGGATTCAGAACAAGCTAAGACTCCTATCGGATTTCTCTCCTCCTCCTCCACCCAAACCCCTAACTCACTCTCTCTTGCTTCACACTCCAGCCCGCGCCAATTCGAATCCACAATCCTCTCCTTCCTTTTGTTACCTGATTCTCCGTTGTTCTCCAATAGCTCCTCCTTTGACCGAGTGCTTCATGACTTTCTCTCCACATCTAGTGATGATGACTCTGCTCATGATCAACTCATTGACCGCACTCTTCAACGTGTCTCACTTCTTCTTGAATCCACTAAACGGTGCTTTCGTAAGCGACTCACACTCTACAATTCCGTCTCATGGTTCCTCCCTCAAGACCTCACAATTAAG GTGTTTTCGATGCTTGATACAAAGTCTCTAATGCAAGCTGCGGCTTGTTGCACCATGTTTAGCAAATCTGCCA GACCTTTATGTTATTCCCACATAGACTTGACAAAC GCATCTACACATGTTGATGATGTTGTTTTGCGTACTATGATCCATCGTGCTGGAAATAAACTCAG ATCCCTTAAAGTTGGTAATGATGGTTTTAACTATTTCCACACTTTTCCTACAATCCACTATTATCTTCTGATCCTGAATTCACTTG GACGCTGGAGGTTCGAGTCCTTGACACTTGACAGACAAGAGTAG